The genomic segment ACTATCATCAACTGTAGTTTCAACCCGTTTAAACCGTAGATACCTTAAGATCAATAAGAATAAACCCTGAGCATTATTAGTAAAATATTGATTCCAAGAATCGACAATTCCCATCTCTGTAATGGAATTCAGTTCTGCCAGCGAGCCAAAGAAGATATTAAGGTCATTTTTGTACCGATTGTCAGCTAACTTCTCTACTACAAGCCCCTCTAAATAGCTACAGAAGCCGCTTAAACTTCTCAACCCACTTATCTGCTCTATCTCCTCTACAACCGCTCTAAATGGAGCCAACTGATCATCGATTAATTCTTCACAGAAATAGACATAGTCCTCCTGAGCCAGCTGATTAAGGCCATTCAGTTCACTTCTATCCAAACTATAGTAGTCTCTAAATCCAGCTAAATGACTGGCCTCCACCAAGTCGCCTAACCTCAATCTTATCCCACCGCTGCTAAAGTCAGCATTCTTAAGGAGAGTATAAAGTGACTCCAGAAATCTAAAGAGCCTGGTCTTAGTAAAACTGACATCTTTATCGACTTTAATCTTGCTACTGGATAATAAGTTATGGTAGTTACTATTCTCAAAATCACCATCCAGAATAGTGTAATTTGTCTCAGCTTCGTCTACTTTAACAAGAGCATTAACTAACTGTAGTAAGTCCTCATCAATCTGATAGATCTCTACCTTAGGCTCTAACTCATCAGGAAGAGTAACCGACTTTAATTGTAGAGTTTCTTCATCATAGTCTTCAGGTTTAATCTGATTATAAAGCTGCACCGTCTGGCCGGCTACTTCTAACTTAGATACTATCTCCTTTTCCAACGGTGTAAACTCAAGAACATTAACAAAGACTACTTCATCAAAATCCTGTAGGAAATCTAAACTGAAGTTAGCAGTTTCATAACTTAAAGTTTTATCCGTGTAATCCAATTCTTCCATCTTAGCTATATATCTCTTGCGCAGGTCCTGAAAGATATCATACTTCTCCTGCTGCCAATCTCTCAAATCCTCAATCTCATCTACTTTATATTCAGCCAGTTCTTCATAGAAGTTAAAGAAGTCATTAGCCAGATCAATTACATCATTATAATCACTAATCCCTAACTGCTGTTTATCCTCTTCTGTCAATAGCTCATAAAAGATGATTACTAGCTTCTCTTCCTTTAACTGTAATCTATCGCCGGGAAATAACCTCTCCTTCAACTCAGACATCATCAAAAATTCACTCTCTAGAGCTAAAAAAGGCCTGCAGTAGTAATTCTTGGCTTCTAACTTAGTTGCGTAGTTATTAAAGACATAGACTCTAGGCCTGCTGTCATCTACTACCGCTTCCAGAAGATTATCAAAGTAATCTACATAATTTATCTCCATTACTGACACACTCCTTAACTCAACAACTTTCTACTCTCCAATCTCCGCTAATATCTGTTCCACCAAGCTATCATTACCAGCTACTATAGTTATTCCCTTTTCTTTATTGAAGGTAACTATTTCTCCACCAGCCTCCTCTACTAATAAAGCACCAGCAGCTATATCCCAGAAGCTTAATTTCAACTCCCAGAAAGCATCAAAGACTCCACTGGCCACATTACATAAATCGAAAGCAGCACTACCGCTTCTTCTTATCCCGCGGATCTGAGGCACCAGCTTAGTAAAGTTATCGAGATTATTCTTCCGGGCAGTAGCCTTATCATAGGGAAAACCTGTTGCCAGCAGCGCTTCTCCTAAATTATTAGTCCTACTTATCTCAATCCATTCATCATTTAAAAAGGCCCCTTCGCCCTTAACAGCCCAGTAGAGATGGTCCAAAGGAGGAATATAGACTACTCCCAGCACAACCTCTTCTTTATATTCCAAAGCTATCGAAACAGCAAAGATAGAAAAGCCGTGCGCATAATTAGTAGTTCCATCCAGCGGATCTATCACCCATCTATAATCAGAATCATTATCTGCTACTCCGCTCTCTTCAGCTAAAATTGAATGATCAGGATAATTATTATTTATCTTTTCTATCAGTATCTCCTCAGACAGCTCATCAACCTCAGTTACTAAATCAACATCACTGGACTTGCAGTTGACCTGAAAATTAGAATCCAATCTTTCCAATTGGAATTCTCCTACCCCTCGAGCCCATTCCTTTACCTGCTTTGCACACTCTTTAAGATCTAACAATTGACTACCTCCTCTGATATTAAGATTACTTCATATATATTAACTTAAAAGATCATTCCATTAGTATATACTAATTCAAAAGTCACATATAAAGTCCTCCATATCTAATGGATATTTATTATAAGCTCCAATCTCCAAAATATAAAAGAGCAGTCTATCCACTAGACTGCCCGAAAACTACCTTATCCTATTCTTCTGCTATAATCTACTTAAAGCCTTCCAGCCTAATTTTATTATTCTTTAACTTGCCTTCTTTTTCTTTATCATCTCATATGCTTCCTGTATTTCCTTAAATTTTTCCTCCGCAAAATCCACAAACTCCTCTGATAAGCCTTTATTAATTATATTATCAGGATGGAACTCTTTAACCTTTTCCCGATACTTTCTCTTAACTTCACTCATGTTGGCCTCGGGAGAGACTTCAAGTATCTTATAATACTTGTCCATATTCTCTTCCTGATTTTCTTCCTGTGTATACCTAGCCTTAATACTTTTATACTGGCTGTCATTAATATTAAAAATCTGCTTTACTTTTCTTAAATACTTTCTTTCTTGCTTATGTAGGTTATTATCCGCTACGGCCACTCTCATAAGTAAGTCTAACATGCTGACCAATATAGATTCCTGCTCTTTAAAGTAATCATAAAACTGCTCCGCAAAGTCTTCAAAGCTATCCTGATTCCTTTTTGCCTCATCAAAGATCTTGATAGCTAACTCTCTGGCTTCTTTATCCAGCTGTAAATCCTTCTTTATAAAATTATCTACTACATTTATTTCCGACCTAGTTACCGCCCCATCTGCCTGGGCAAACTTGGCCAGCATTGAAAAAGTAGTAGTGAAAAACATCATATCCAGTTTTTCTCTTTCATCTAATTCAGGTCTTGACTGCTGCCGCTTATCGCTTTGATCGAATTTATTTCCTATCAATCCACCAATTACTGCTCCAATGGGGCCGCCAAACATATAACCAATACCGCCACCAATTAATTTTCCACTCCAACTCATAGACTAATCCTCCTTTTATAGACTCCAAAGTTTAAATTACAACAATATTTTCTTGCCTGATTATAATATTATATAAATTAGCCATTATTCCCTTTATTTGCTGATGATTTTCATCCATCTAAAAGATTAACTCTTGTTTAATAAGTTAATATATATTAAAATCATTATATGAATATTAATTATTGGAGGAGGAACTATGCTCTTTTTGTATTAGGAATGAACTTTGACTTAAGATAGGCTATTACAACTCCATTCACCTAGACATAAACTGCTTCCTATGTTAAAATATTAATATCTGATTAAAAGGAGTTTTTTGTAATGAAAGTAGAATGACTACTGATAATAAAGTTTTAATTATAGGAGATAACTTCGGAGAACCAGCGGCTGCAAATCACAAAAAACTTTAAGCAAGAAAGGGGACAAAAATAACAATGTCAAAACCAGATCTCATCTTACTACATCCGCCTAGTGTATATGACTTTAGAGAAAAATCAATCTTTTATGGGCCAATCAGTGATTTAATCCCTTCTTCTCCAATATTTGAAATGTATCCTTTAGGATTATTAACTATTCAGAGCTATCTAGAAAAAAAAGGATATAACGTAAGGATTGTTAATTTAGCTTTGAAGATGATGAAGAATAATGATTTTAATGTTAGAAAATTCATCTCTAACCTAAATCCTAAGGCCTTTGGAATAGATCTACATTGGCTTCCTCATGCCCACGGTTCGTTAGAAATTGCTAAGATAGTGAAAGAAGAACATTCAAAAATCCCAACTATTTTTGGCGGTTTATCCTCTACTTACTTCCATAAGGAATTAATAGATTATCCACAGGTTAATTATGTACTTCGGGGCGACTCTACAGAAGAGCCGTTTTATGATCTATTACAAGCAATCGAAAGAGAAACTTCCCTACAAAAAGTTCCTAATTTAACCTGGAAAGACAGTAAAGAAGAAACAGTAGTGAATTCCTTAGACTTTAATCCCCCCACGCTAGATCATGCAGATTTAGGAATAGATACTATGATTAAGAATGTATTCAAATACCGTGATCTAGAAAGTGTAATTCCCTTTCATGGCTGGCTAAAAAATCCGATTACTACTGTCATCTCCGTAAAAGGATGCCGGCAGGGCTGTATCACCTGTGGAAGATCAAAATACAGTAATGAATGCTACAATGAAAGACAGGGACCTATCTTTAGAAGTCCAGATAGCATGATAAAAAACATAAAGGAAATTATTAACTTTTCGCGCGGCCCTATCTTTATTGTAGGCGATATCAGACAGGCTGGCAGAGATTATGCCGAAGAGTTATTGGATAAACTATCCAGAATTAATTGTAAAAATGAGATTGTCTTTGAATTATTCAGACCTGCTGCAAGAGACTTCTTAGAAAAGATTAATGATTCAGTAACTAACTGGAGTCTAGAACTTTCTCCCGAAAGCCACAGTGAAGAGGTCAGAAAGGCCCAAAATGGAACCGCTATCTATACTAACGAAGAGATGGAACAAACGTTAGACATAGCGACTAATCTGGATTGTAACAGAATAGATGTCTTTTTTATGATCGGGCTTCCTAAACAGACTGCTAAATCAGTAGAAGAAACTATAGATTACTGTGAATATCTATTCCAAAAATATGATACAAAATTATCATGTTTCATTTCTCCTATGGGGCCTTTTTTAGACCCCGGCAGCTTAGCATTTGAAGAACCAGAAAAAATGGGATATAAAAAGTTTGCCCATACTCTAGAAGACCATAGAAAGAGATTAACCAACTCCTCCTGGGAAGAAATTCTAAGCTATGAAACTGAATGGATGACAAAGAAAGAAATTGTAGAACAGACTTATAAGGCAGGAGATAAATTAAATAAATTAAAGTCTAAATATGATAGAATTGATAATCAGACTAGCCAAAGGATCAACAAACGAATTAAACAGGCCAAAAAATTAAAGAAATACTTAGACAGAGAAAAGAAAGACCTTAAGATTAGCGGTGATTTCAATCTAAAAGGAGAAATCGATAAATTCAGTATTTCTACTGTCTGTGAAAAGAGTGAACTTGATTGGCCTACAACCTTCGGTAAATTTAAGATATTAGGAGGAATTAAATCACTAGTAAGCCATTTTTTGAGTTAAATATTACTTAAGATAGGCTCTCAAATATCTGAGAGCCTCTTATTATCTATCAAAAAAAGTAATACAGTTCTTTCCCACAGCCTTTGAAGTATAGGACTTCTTCTTTATTAGAAATATCAGGAATCGCCACTACAAACTCTTCTCCACCATATCTATCCACTAAATGATGCTTTAAAAAACAGTTACTATCGAATGTATATTCAATACAACATCTACTTTTTCCTTGGAAAAATTTATACAATTTAACTTATAAGCATAAATATCAATTATTAAAAATATGATTATATAAAGTTAGAACTTGATAGTTAAGGAGGTTTTACTTTGAGCAGAGCAATTAATAAAAGATCAGTCTATATTAAAGCAGCAATTGGAATCTTTATCACTATCTCATTAATCATATTCTCAGAACAAGGATTTGAAGCAGCAGTTCAAGGGCTACATACCTGGTGGGAAATAGTCTTCCCCGCATTACTACCATTCTTTATTATGGCAGAAATTCTTATGGGACTGGGGGTAGTTCACTTTATCGGTGCACTTTTAGAACCGCTAATGCGGCCAGTCTTTAAGCTACCGGGAGTTGGAGCCTTTGCCTTTGCTATGGGATTAGCTTCTGGTTATCCTATTGGAGCTAAAATTACTGGTAATCTACGGCGGGATAAGTTATGCACTCAAGTGGAAGGAGAGCGATTGGTTGCTTTCTGTAATACAGCAGATCCATTATTTATGATCGGAGCTGTGGCCGTTGGAATGTTCGGTAAACCAGAGATAGGTTTAACCCTGGCTGCTGCTCACTACATTTCCTGTATCATAGTTGGGTTAACTATGCGTTTTTATGATCCACCTAACAGTAATGAAGATGTAAAGACAAGTCCCCATCAAGAAGAAGGATTAATTAAACATGCTTTGGGAGAACTATATCGGGCCCGCAAAAGTGATGGACGGCCATTAGGCGAATTGATGGGTGATGCTGTAATGGAAGCAGTCAACACCCTACTTTTAATTGGCGGCTATATTATTCTGTTCTCTGTTTTGACAGAAATTTTACATTTAATGGGGATTACTAAATTACTCACTGCTATCCTAACGCCAATCTTAAAACCTTTTAACATAGATACATCATTGATTTTACCGATTATCAGCGGTCTGTTCGAAATTACTAATGGAG from the Acetohalobium arabaticum DSM 5501 genome contains:
- the ylbJ gene encoding sporulation integral membrane protein YlbJ — translated: MSRAINKRSVYIKAAIGIFITISLIIFSEQGFEAAVQGLHTWWEIVFPALLPFFIMAEILMGLGVVHFIGALLEPLMRPVFKLPGVGAFAFAMGLASGYPIGAKITGNLRRDKLCTQVEGERLVAFCNTADPLFMIGAVAVGMFGKPEIGLTLAAAHYISCIIVGLTMRFYDPPNSNEDVKTSPHQEEGLIKHALGELYRARKSDGRPLGELMGDAVMEAVNTLLLIGGYIILFSVLTEILHLMGITKLLTAILTPILKPFNIDTSLILPIISGLFEITNGADLASQTSAPLIEQIIITSGIIAWSGFSVHAQVITMVKGTDIRIKPYIWARVLHGITASIVTAIIFNPLQSISPLDTAPVFANQGYQLSKLSLGIDYLQRIEILSLGLIAFLSGLIAISIIFYIIQKITVVTIKT
- a CDS encoding inositol monophosphatase family protein, which produces MLDLKECAKQVKEWARGVGEFQLERLDSNFQVNCKSSDVDLVTEVDELSEEILIEKINNNYPDHSILAEESGVADNDSDYRWVIDPLDGTTNYAHGFSIFAVSIALEYKEEVVLGVVYIPPLDHLYWAVKGEGAFLNDEWIEISRTNNLGEALLATGFPYDKATARKNNLDNFTKLVPQIRGIRRSGSAAFDLCNVASGVFDAFWELKLSFWDIAAGALLVEEAGGEIVTFNKEKGITIVAGNDSLVEQILAEIGE
- the djlA gene encoding co-chaperone DjlA — translated: MSWSGKLIGGGIGYMFGGPIGAVIGGLIGNKFDQSDKRQQSRPELDEREKLDMMFFTTTFSMLAKFAQADGAVTRSEINVVDNFIKKDLQLDKEARELAIKIFDEAKRNQDSFEDFAEQFYDYFKEQESILVSMLDLLMRVAVADNNLHKQERKYLRKVKQIFNINDSQYKSIKARYTQEENQEENMDKYYKILEVSPEANMSEVKRKYREKVKEFHPDNIINKGLSEEFVDFAEEKFKEIQEAYEMIKKKKAS
- a CDS encoding PD-(D/E)XK nuclease family protein — protein: MEINYVDYFDNLLEAVVDDSRPRVYVFNNYATKLEAKNYYCRPFLALESEFLMMSELKERLFPGDRLQLKEEKLVIIFYELLTEEDKQQLGISDYNDVIDLANDFFNFYEELAEYKVDEIEDLRDWQQEKYDIFQDLRKRYIAKMEELDYTDKTLSYETANFSLDFLQDFDEVVFVNVLEFTPLEKEIVSKLEVAGQTVQLYNQIKPEDYDEETLQLKSVTLPDELEPKVEIYQIDEDLLQLVNALVKVDEAETNYTILDGDFENSNYHNLLSSSKIKVDKDVSFTKTRLFRFLESLYTLLKNADFSSGGIRLRLGDLVEASHLAGFRDYYSLDRSELNGLNQLAQEDYVYFCEELIDDQLAPFRAVVEEIEQISGLRSLSGFCSYLEGLVVEKLADNRYKNDLNIFFGSLAELNSITEMGIVDSWNQYFTNNAQGLFLLILRYLRFKRVETTVDDSGAEVEVKDLLTSSFVNRNRIMMLNVVEGIVPRAEEAAFLLTESQRTQVGLKTYQQQRLEMKYKFFRHLLSSEQAVIFSLKNEEQNIAVSSFIEELQLKYNLPTKEVEITGADYPEIIKSIFDCDSCLLGVDEKLADKYSDRLEIEAEDFANQRLSLTYYKYSTLKRYCSYRFYLEQLAGLEAEQMEFSRELSPKVLGILVHRVFEEMINRVGDRIKDGGYKPEKEVIKEVITEKVASFDLKIPGYYEEYYEEVIFKAVQESVEYFLTVLPDRVKGNIKDIVTEWMPAQDESRVFMESEEVEIQLNGRIDLVIETDESKHIIDYKTGRGNTEQLDLYSLLYNQELEAGEMIDKSIYNVMDQKFDRGYRGSEERFRDKLRNLLEEAIIDSKEYQGQFKSRCKRCDYIDICKVGWR
- a CDS encoding TIGR04190 family B12-binding domain/radical SAM domain protein; the encoded protein is MSKPDLILLHPPSVYDFREKSIFYGPISDLIPSSPIFEMYPLGLLTIQSYLEKKGYNVRIVNLALKMMKNNDFNVRKFISNLNPKAFGIDLHWLPHAHGSLEIAKIVKEEHSKIPTIFGGLSSTYFHKELIDYPQVNYVLRGDSTEEPFYDLLQAIERETSLQKVPNLTWKDSKEETVVNSLDFNPPTLDHADLGIDTMIKNVFKYRDLESVIPFHGWLKNPITTVISVKGCRQGCITCGRSKYSNECYNERQGPIFRSPDSMIKNIKEIINFSRGPIFIVGDIRQAGRDYAEELLDKLSRINCKNEIVFELFRPAARDFLEKINDSVTNWSLELSPESHSEEVRKAQNGTAIYTNEEMEQTLDIATNLDCNRIDVFFMIGLPKQTAKSVEETIDYCEYLFQKYDTKLSCFISPMGPFLDPGSLAFEEPEKMGYKKFAHTLEDHRKRLTNSSWEEILSYETEWMTKKEIVEQTYKAGDKLNKLKSKYDRIDNQTSQRINKRIKQAKKLKKYLDREKKDLKISGDFNLKGEIDKFSISTVCEKSELDWPTTFGKFKILGGIKSLVSHFLS